In Methanobacterium sp., one DNA window encodes the following:
- the wecB gene encoding UDP-N-acetylglucosamine 2-epimerase (non-hydrolyzing), with amino-acid sequence MKIAVIIGTRPEIIKMAPVIDEIENRGINYVLIHTGQHYDHEMSDQFFIDLELRKPDYNIGVGSGSHGEQTANMIKGIEDVLIAEQPDLVLVQGDTNAVLSGAIVASKLHIPVGHVEAGLRSYDKSMPEEINREVADVCSKLYFVPTEESALNLLFAGINPEDIFITGNTVVDACIRNLKIAEKKSKIISTPHFHGEIMTLTMHRAENVDNQERLQNIVEALIELNELTIVFPIHPRTVKNLEKYDLLEKIENTEHIKLIKPLGYLDFLLLLSKSKLIMTDSGGLQEEAITLNIPCLTLRYNTERPETVEAGGNILAGADKENIIENVRKIMNNTDLYNKMKNARNPYGDGNSSKKILDAILGLYKDNKLKISVPENIMKKRTRKLIKVNENIKLRDFEKINDNLRVNIVFEEGNPLYPHDELNLKNKLLLVDQFID; translated from the coding sequence ATTAAAATTGCAGTTATAATTGGAACAAGGCCGGAAATAATTAAAATGGCTCCTGTAATTGATGAAATTGAAAACAGGGGCATCAATTACGTTTTAATTCATACTGGACAGCATTATGATCATGAAATGTCAGACCAGTTTTTCATTGATTTAGAATTAAGAAAACCTGATTATAATATAGGTGTAGGCTCTGGATCTCACGGGGAACAAACAGCTAACATGATTAAGGGCATAGAAGATGTTTTAATTGCAGAACAGCCTGATTTGGTGCTTGTGCAGGGAGATACTAACGCCGTGCTTTCTGGTGCAATTGTGGCATCAAAGCTTCATATTCCCGTAGGGCATGTTGAGGCGGGTTTAAGGTCATATGACAAATCAATGCCTGAAGAAATCAACAGAGAAGTTGCAGATGTTTGTTCAAAGCTTTATTTTGTGCCTACCGAAGAATCTGCCTTAAATTTACTTTTTGCAGGTATAAATCCTGAAGATATCTTTATAACTGGAAATACCGTTGTTGATGCATGTATAAGAAATCTCAAGATAGCAGAAAAGAAATCAAAGATCATTTCAACTCCCCATTTCCATGGAGAAATCATGACGCTCACCATGCACAGGGCAGAGAACGTTGACAATCAGGAGAGACTTCAAAATATTGTAGAAGCATTAATAGAACTTAATGAACTTACTATTGTTTTTCCAATACATCCAAGAACTGTTAAAAACCTTGAAAAATATGATTTACTTGAAAAAATTGAAAATACAGAACATATAAAACTTATAAAGCCATTAGGCTATCTTGACTTTTTACTTCTCTTATCAAAGTCTAAATTAATTATGACTGATTCTGGCGGTCTGCAGGAAGAAGCCATCACTTTAAATATCCCTTGTTTAACGCTAAGATATAATACTGAACGCCCAGAAACCGTTGAAGCAGGCGGAAACATACTTGCAGGTGCAGATAAAGAAAATATCATCGAAAATGTTAGAAAAATCATGAATAACACTGATTTATATAATAAAATGAAGAATGCTAGAAATCCCTACGGAGATGGGAATTCATCAAAGAAAATTCTTGATGCAATATTAGGATTATATAAGGATAACAAACTTAAAATATCAGTACCTGAAAATATAATGAAAAAAAGAACCCGCAAGTTAATTAAAGTAAATGAAAACATTAAATTAAGAGATTTTGAGAAAATAAATGATAATTTAAGAGTTAATATAGTATTTGAAGAGGGTAATCCTTTATATCCTCACGATGAGCTTAATTTAAAAAATAAGTTATTATTAGTGGACCAATTTATTGATTAA